A genome region from Chengkuizengella sp. SCS-71B includes the following:
- a CDS encoding TIGR04086 family membrane protein — MNKATQMRSFSPMLSGIFYAFVALAILTLITSIILKFSSMKESSLDTYVYFIHGLSLLIGGFISGRGKGTRGWYYGGLLGIMYSILILMISFLGFDSLILTTKSMMFIALSFLLGAVGGIFGVNFKK, encoded by the coding sequence TTGAATAAAGCAACGCAAATGAGATCATTTTCCCCAATGCTTTCTGGTATTTTTTATGCATTTGTGGCACTGGCAATTTTAACATTGATCACATCCATTATTCTTAAATTCAGCAGCATGAAGGAAAGTTCACTAGATACATATGTATATTTCATTCATGGTCTATCCCTGTTAATAGGTGGTTTTATTTCTGGTAGAGGAAAAGGAACTCGTGGTTGGTATTACGGTGGTTTATTAGGAATTATGTATAGTATATTAATTTTAATGATCAGCTTTTTAGGATTTGATTCTTTAATACTAACTACAAAATCTATGATGTTCATAGCATTATCTTTCCTATTAGGAGCAGTTGGTGGGATTTTTGGAGTTAATTTCAAAAAATAA
- the recJ gene encoding single-stranded-DNA-specific exonuclease RecJ: MLQSKSKWKLPEDSNQNLAVQLSSDLAIPLLVAKLLIVRGIQNKKQAENFLKTENEMFHDPYLMAGMKETTTRIKKAIQTGEKIRIYGDYDADGVSSTTLMYFLLSKLKADFDYYIPDRFSEGYGLNLEAIQKAHKEGITLVITVDNGISAVDQISYANELGIDVLVTDHHEPPEILPDAFSIINPKIPQCQYPYKQLAGVGVALKLAHALLGYLPDEFLEIASIGTVADLMPLTDENRLIVKLGIEKMKNTSIVGLKALIDVAEVDSSNLSSMHIGFALGPRINAGGRLQHAEDVVKLLTSSSEDEAQKLAYDLDALNKERQLLVNEITVEALDKIEKSMDSNSHKVIVVANEGWNIGVIGIVASKILEKFYRPVIVLHIDKETGLAKGSARSIAGFNIYKALSHCEPLLDHFGGHEAAAGLTIQEKNISQLRNHLNELAMNWLTEEDFMPEIQADIESELQEITIPVIEKMESMLAPYGSGNPSPNLFLKDLRILQKNRLGKEKQHLKLVLSQAFNEVSCSMEAIGFGKGDLDQYISTEAKVDVIGELSINEWNGIRKPQLFIKDIRIPNRQVFDWRNHQIDKLTQSIQQLNNRENVRLAILLDNGDHICDFEEHMQAAEFFYTLDADGNLVQINTNLTTIDANMQVTDFIVYSLPNHIHTIESAFRKNQSIKRVYVVHKNRNKAALKGLPSREAFKNIYASLLNKNSWEINDQSFLGNLSKRTSLSKDMIQFMIGVFEELSFIQKEGRSYHCIKSPKKSSLDSSSLYKQRWHQSEIEKIFEYSTTYEMTQWILHQIQT, encoded by the coding sequence ATGCTTCAATCAAAGTCTAAGTGGAAATTACCTGAAGATTCGAATCAAAACTTAGCTGTCCAGTTAAGTTCAGACTTAGCTATTCCTTTACTTGTGGCTAAACTGCTTATAGTGAGAGGAATTCAAAATAAAAAACAAGCAGAAAATTTTTTGAAAACAGAAAATGAAATGTTTCATGATCCTTATTTAATGGCGGGGATGAAAGAAACAACAACAAGAATAAAAAAAGCAATACAGACTGGCGAAAAGATTAGAATTTATGGTGATTATGATGCGGATGGTGTAAGTAGTACGACCTTGATGTACTTTTTACTTTCAAAATTGAAAGCTGACTTTGATTACTATATACCTGATCGATTTAGTGAGGGATACGGGTTAAATCTAGAGGCGATTCAAAAAGCACACAAAGAAGGTATAACTTTAGTTATTACGGTAGATAACGGGATTAGTGCAGTCGATCAAATTAGTTATGCAAATGAGTTGGGGATAGATGTACTAGTTACTGATCATCATGAACCGCCTGAAATATTACCTGATGCTTTTTCGATTATCAATCCAAAAATTCCTCAATGCCAATATCCATATAAACAATTGGCAGGTGTAGGAGTGGCTTTAAAATTAGCACATGCTTTGCTTGGATATTTGCCAGATGAATTTTTAGAAATTGCTTCAATTGGTACAGTAGCTGATTTGATGCCATTAACAGATGAGAATCGTTTGATCGTAAAACTTGGAATAGAAAAAATGAAAAATACATCCATTGTTGGATTGAAAGCATTAATAGATGTAGCCGAGGTAGATTCCTCCAATCTGTCCAGTATGCATATTGGGTTTGCGCTTGGTCCCAGAATTAATGCTGGTGGAAGACTACAACACGCTGAAGATGTTGTTAAGCTATTAACGTCAAGTAGTGAGGATGAAGCTCAGAAATTAGCATATGATTTAGATGCTTTAAATAAAGAGCGGCAATTACTGGTAAATGAAATTACAGTTGAAGCACTAGACAAAATTGAAAAATCAATGGACTCTAATTCCCACAAAGTGATTGTAGTAGCGAATGAGGGATGGAATATCGGTGTAATTGGTATTGTTGCCTCAAAAATTTTAGAAAAATTTTATCGACCAGTTATTGTACTTCATATTGATAAAGAAACAGGTTTAGCAAAGGGATCAGCTCGTTCTATTGCTGGTTTTAATATTTATAAAGCTTTATCTCATTGTGAACCATTGCTGGATCATTTTGGCGGTCATGAAGCAGCTGCTGGATTAACAATTCAAGAAAAGAATATATCACAATTGAGGAATCATCTGAATGAACTGGCTATGAACTGGTTAACAGAGGAAGATTTTATGCCTGAGATTCAAGCTGATATTGAGAGTGAATTGCAAGAGATTACAATCCCAGTCATTGAAAAAATGGAATCTATGCTTGCACCTTATGGATCGGGTAACCCTTCTCCAAACTTGTTTTTAAAAGATTTACGCATTTTACAAAAAAATAGACTAGGCAAAGAAAAGCAACACTTAAAGTTAGTTTTATCACAGGCGTTTAATGAGGTTAGTTGTTCAATGGAAGCTATAGGTTTTGGTAAAGGGGATTTAGATCAATATATATCTACGGAAGCTAAAGTAGATGTCATTGGAGAACTATCCATTAATGAATGGAATGGAATCAGAAAACCGCAATTATTTATAAAAGATATTCGAATTCCAAATCGTCAAGTTTTTGATTGGAGAAATCATCAAATTGATAAATTAACACAGAGCATCCAACAATTAAATAATCGGGAGAATGTGCGATTAGCTATATTGTTAGATAATGGAGATCACATTTGTGATTTTGAGGAGCATATGCAAGCTGCTGAATTCTTTTACACCTTGGATGCTGATGGGAATTTAGTTCAGATAAATACCAATCTAACAACGATAGATGCTAACATGCAGGTGACTGATTTTATTGTATACTCTCTCCCAAACCACATTCATACGATTGAGTCTGCGTTCAGAAAAAATCAATCTATTAAACGCGTATATGTAGTTCATAAAAATAGAAATAAAGCTGCTTTAAAAGGACTGCCATCAAGAGAAGCTTTTAAAAATATTTATGCTTCATTACTTAATAAAAATAGTTGGGAGATTAATGATCAGTCATTTTTGGGAAATTTAAGCAAACGTACAAGTTTATCAAAAGATATGATACAATTTATGATTGGTGTATTTGAAGAATTATCTTTCATTCAAAAGGAAGGTCGTTCATATCATTGTATAAAATCACCGAAGAAAAGTAGTCTTGATTCATCCAGTTTATACAAACAAAGGTGGCATCAATCTGAAATAGAAAAAATATTTGAATACTCTACAACTTATGAAATGACACAGTGGATCTTACATCAAATACAAACGTGA
- a CDS encoding Na+/H+ antiporter: MEHQFELVLLLLAIAAGITALAKKLKAPYPIALVIVGAILGLVHIPGLEELKSFIVEDEIFTFVIVSIFLPTLLGEATLKLPFSHLKENKTPILAMALFGTLVTYTVIGFLAVYLLGLDLKVAFIFAALMAATDPVSVLSIFKSMGVNHRLATIIEGESLINDGVAYVLFKISLTTFIFAGFTEFGQGLLEFFKASLGGLAIGLLLAYLFSKILRYFDDYPLEIVFSMILFYSSFFIAEIFHFSGVISVVAAGLVFGNYGAKIGMSPTTKLNIKTFWDVLALIANSFVFLMVGLEIANIDLSGKWMMILFAILIVLIGRSVAIYGSLSFTRHIPIAWKHVFNWGGLKGSLSIALALSLPVTFAGREDILVLTFGVVLFSLVVQGLTIKPLVNVLGVTKTKESSLSYEKTLSEIHQATAGRKAIEEMKDEATISPVIFNQLDKDYQNKLNKLHEELENLYKKFPRLQEDQLISARKKSLYAEYEAVEELVKQHLISSETAELEYKKIIDLLEKENKTESD; this comes from the coding sequence ATGGAACATCAGTTTGAATTAGTATTACTGTTACTCGCAATTGCAGCTGGAATCACTGCATTAGCAAAAAAATTAAAAGCTCCTTACCCCATTGCTTTAGTTATAGTTGGAGCTATTTTAGGTTTAGTTCATATTCCAGGATTGGAAGAACTAAAAAGTTTTATAGTTGAGGACGAGATTTTTACATTTGTTATTGTATCTATATTTTTACCTACTTTATTAGGGGAAGCCACATTAAAGTTGCCTTTTTCACATCTGAAAGAAAATAAAACGCCCATTTTAGCTATGGCATTGTTTGGTACATTAGTTACTTATACAGTGATCGGATTCTTAGCCGTTTATTTACTCGGATTAGATTTAAAAGTTGCCTTTATATTTGCAGCCCTTATGGCAGCTACAGATCCTGTCAGTGTGCTTTCAATTTTTAAAAGTATGGGGGTAAACCATCGATTAGCAACGATTATAGAAGGTGAAAGTTTAATTAACGATGGAGTGGCCTATGTTCTATTCAAAATCAGTCTCACTACTTTTATTTTTGCAGGATTTACAGAGTTTGGCCAAGGACTATTAGAGTTTTTTAAAGCTTCACTTGGTGGGTTAGCCATTGGATTGCTCTTAGCTTATTTATTTTCAAAAATACTTCGGTACTTTGATGATTACCCGCTGGAAATTGTTTTTTCTATGATTTTATTTTATAGTTCATTTTTCATCGCAGAAATTTTCCATTTTTCTGGAGTAATTTCCGTCGTAGCTGCAGGTCTTGTGTTTGGAAACTATGGGGCAAAAATTGGAATGAGTCCAACAACCAAATTGAATATAAAAACATTCTGGGATGTACTTGCTCTTATTGCAAACTCATTCGTCTTTTTAATGGTGGGTTTAGAAATTGCCAACATTGATTTATCTGGAAAATGGATGATGATTTTATTTGCCATTCTAATTGTTTTAATTGGTAGAAGCGTCGCAATTTATGGAAGCCTATCTTTCACTCGTCATATACCTATTGCATGGAAGCATGTATTTAACTGGGGTGGTTTAAAAGGTTCTTTATCCATTGCTCTTGCTTTGAGTTTGCCAGTTACCTTTGCAGGAAGAGAGGATATATTAGTCCTCACCTTTGGAGTCGTATTGTTCTCACTCGTTGTCCAAGGTTTAACAATTAAACCACTTGTCAATGTTTTAGGAGTAACAAAAACAAAGGAAAGCAGTCTTTCCTATGAAAAAACATTATCTGAAATCCACCAAGCAACTGCTGGAAGAAAAGCGATAGAAGAGATGAAAGATGAAGCAACCATATCTCCAGTGATCTTTAATCAATTGGATAAAGATTATCAGAATAAACTAAACAAGTTACATGAAGAGCTTGAAAACCTATATAAGAAGTTCCCAAGATTACAAGAAGATCAACTGATCAGCGCAAGAAAAAAATCATTGTATGCTGAATATGAGGCTGTTGAAGAGCTGGTCAAGCAGCATCTCATTTCTTCTGAAACAGCTGAATTGGAGTATAAAAAAATTATCGATCTCCTTGAAAAAGAGAACAAAACAGAATCTGATTAG
- a CDS encoding DUF421 domain-containing protein yields the protein MDIWGITIRTILIYIVVVIVMRIMGKREIGKLSVIDLVVSIMIAEIAVIVIEDTNRPMLEGVLPMIILLMIQIMTAFISLKNEKLRQWLDGVPSIIIKNGKLNRKEMKKQRYNLDDLLLQLRHKNITDMRDVEFAILETNGNLSIIKKDNLDSTPNHTANFRYEGLPLPLIMDGKVKDDHLEKIDKTRFWLKNKLQEQGVFDFKDVFFCSINHRNELYIDRKEKNK from the coding sequence GTGGATATTTGGGGGATTACAATAAGAACGATCTTAATTTATATAGTTGTTGTCATCGTCATGAGAATCATGGGAAAGAGGGAAATTGGGAAATTATCTGTCATTGACTTAGTTGTTTCCATCATGATTGCTGAAATAGCTGTTATTGTCATCGAAGATACTAACAGACCTATGTTAGAAGGCGTCTTACCTATGATTATTTTATTGATGATTCAAATTATGACAGCTTTTATTAGTTTGAAAAATGAAAAATTAAGGCAATGGTTGGATGGAGTTCCAAGTATCATTATTAAAAATGGAAAATTGAATCGTAAAGAGATGAAAAAACAAAGATATAATCTAGATGATTTATTGTTACAATTGCGTCACAAAAACATAACGGATATGCGTGATGTTGAGTTTGCAATATTAGAGACCAATGGAAATTTAAGTATCATCAAGAAAGATAACCTTGATTCCACCCCAAATCATACAGCTAATTTTAGATATGAAGGATTGCCCTTGCCTTTAATAATGGATGGAAAGGTAAAGGATGATCATCTTGAGAAAATAGATAAAACAAGGTTCTGGCTTAAAAATAAACTACAGGAGCAAGGAGTTTTTGATTTCAAAGATGTCTTTTTTTGCAGTATTAACCATCGTAATGAATTGTATATTGACCGAAAGGAAAAAAATAAATAG
- a CDS encoding cation diffusion facilitator family transporter codes for MSVDQRFNKAEFAAWVGIVGNLILVIVKGTIGITANSKALIADAVHSASDIAGSFAVLVGLKAAKLPPDKDHPYGHGKAEPIAAIIVSLLLILVSIEVGISAVKSIYSGVESAPASYAIYAIIFSILLKELMFQYKYRLGKKLSSQALIANAWEHRSDVFSSIAVLIGISGALIGDYFNYPWMYYLDPVAGIIVAILVFIMGYKLIKESIHNTMDHVLHQEETEGLHKTIEGVPGVLAINELRAREHGYYVIVDVKLSVNPKISVLDGHKIGKMVKKRLLKEHSNVSDVFVHVNPYDPGYPYKNVDSDPNGFSNILH; via the coding sequence TTGTCTGTAGATCAACGATTTAACAAAGCTGAATTTGCTGCTTGGGTTGGGATTGTAGGGAATTTAATATTAGTCATCGTAAAGGGCACGATTGGAATAACAGCAAATAGTAAAGCATTAATTGCGGATGCAGTTCATTCTGCATCCGATATTGCAGGTTCTTTTGCGGTCTTAGTCGGATTAAAGGCTGCAAAATTACCTCCAGATAAAGACCATCCATATGGACATGGAAAAGCAGAGCCTATCGCTGCAATTATTGTTTCACTATTATTAATTTTAGTTAGTATTGAAGTTGGCATTAGTGCAGTGAAATCCATTTATAGCGGAGTTGAATCAGCTCCTGCATCGTATGCAATATATGCCATAATATTTTCAATCTTATTAAAAGAGTTGATGTTTCAATATAAATATCGTTTAGGAAAAAAACTTTCTAGTCAGGCATTGATTGCAAATGCATGGGAGCATCGCTCAGATGTATTTTCATCTATTGCTGTTTTAATAGGAATATCAGGAGCACTTATAGGTGATTATTTTAATTATCCATGGATGTATTATTTAGATCCAGTTGCTGGAATTATTGTTGCGATACTAGTATTTATCATGGGATACAAATTGATAAAAGAATCGATACATAATACAATGGACCATGTGCTTCATCAGGAGGAGACTGAGGGGTTACACAAAACAATTGAAGGTGTACCTGGTGTACTTGCTATTAATGAACTTAGAGCAAGAGAACATGGTTATTATGTAATTGTTGACGTGAAACTCAGTGTGAATCCAAAAATATCAGTTCTTGATGGTCATAAAATAGGAAAAATGGTAAAGAAACGGTTGCTAAAGGAACATAGTAACGTATCAGATGTGTTTGTACATGTGAATCCTTATGATCCCGGGTATCCTTACAAAAATGTAGATTCTGATCCAAACGGTTTTTCAAACATATTACATTAA
- the secD gene encoding protein translocase subunit SecD, which translates to MVWTSPGIVNNVKLGLDLKGGFEILYTAEPIDESQVMDQELLREAARSLQLRADAQGISEPEIYPEGENRIRVRLAGVENQEEVRQIMKKPAELTFRSNDGCEDPNEFCKIELNGRDFVEGAATVVFEQTTNEPLVSIEVKDKNKFKELSRKLYENGYGTPGNILAIYLDEELISAPYVQGVFSDGTATISGQDSFEEAEKLAGIINLGALPVKLTEKYTQSVGASLGELSLQQTITAGIIGFVMILIFMLGFYRLPGIIACITLTVYTWMLLLVFYWMNATLTLPGIAAFVLGIGMAVDANIITYERIREEIKSGKSILSSLRAGSRNSLRTIMDANITTILAGLVLYYIGTGSIQGFALTLILSILVSIITNVFFSRLLLHLLIRANIAKKPVYYGVKEADISEL; encoded by the coding sequence ATGGTTTGGACGAGCCCGGGTATAGTAAATAATGTTAAACTTGGTTTAGATTTAAAAGGCGGTTTTGAAATATTATACACCGCTGAACCGATTGATGAATCTCAAGTTATGGATCAGGAGTTATTACGTGAAGCAGCTAGAAGCTTGCAACTTCGCGCAGATGCACAAGGGATTAGTGAGCCTGAGATTTATCCTGAAGGGGAAAATCGAATTAGAGTTCGTTTAGCAGGGGTTGAAAACCAAGAAGAAGTAAGGCAGATTATGAAAAAACCTGCAGAATTAACGTTTAGAAGTAATGATGGTTGTGAAGATCCAAACGAATTTTGTAAAATTGAACTTAATGGTAGGGACTTTGTTGAAGGTGCAGCAACAGTTGTATTTGAACAGACAACAAATGAACCGTTAGTAAGCATCGAAGTGAAAGATAAAAATAAATTTAAAGAATTATCAAGAAAGTTATATGAAAATGGTTATGGTACGCCAGGAAATATACTTGCCATTTACTTGGATGAAGAATTGATTTCAGCACCATATGTACAAGGTGTATTTTCTGATGGAACTGCTACAATTAGTGGGCAGGACTCGTTTGAAGAAGCTGAAAAATTAGCAGGCATTATTAACTTAGGTGCGTTGCCAGTGAAGTTAACGGAGAAGTACACACAAAGTGTAGGGGCATCTTTAGGAGAATTATCATTGCAACAAACGATCACAGCAGGAATCATTGGTTTTGTTATGATACTCATATTTATGCTTGGTTTTTATAGATTGCCAGGAATTATAGCATGTATTACATTAACGGTTTATACATGGATGTTATTGCTTGTCTTTTATTGGATGAATGCAACATTAACGTTACCTGGAATTGCTGCATTTGTATTGGGAATTGGTATGGCAGTGGATGCCAATATCATTACATATGAAAGAATTAGAGAAGAAATTAAAAGTGGTAAAAGCATCTTATCATCTTTAAGAGCAGGTTCAAGAAATTCATTACGTACGATAATGGATGCAAACATAACAACGATATTAGCTGGACTAGTTTTATATTATATCGGAACTGGATCGATACAAGGGTTTGCACTAACTCTGATTTTAAGTATTTTGGTTAGTATTATAACGAATGTATTTTTCTCCCGACTGCTTTTACATCTATTAATTCGTGCCAACATTGCTAAAAAGCCGGTTTATTACGGTGTAAAGGAGGCAGATATCAGTGAACTTTAG
- the secF gene encoding protein translocase subunit SecF → MNFRDFDFVKNRKKFFSISIIITLLGLLTLLIFNLNYGVDFKSGTTLDVLLGENSTTKEKSVQIIQSAGLEASTITVGGDSNNRVNVRFEEVLKENERIEIISGFEKEYGQVDYEENTVDAEIARELGLKAIYAVAIASIGIIIYVSIRFEWRFALTAVVALLHDAFIVISIFSIFQLEVNLPFVAAVLTIIGYSINDTIVIFDRIRENLQKFKIKNFDDLSSMVNTSIRQTLTRSINTALTVVFAAFCLFVFGSESIKLFSLAMLIGLISGAYSSIFIASQLWLILKSKSLKKKKTEALNS, encoded by the coding sequence GTGAACTTTAGAGACTTTGATTTTGTAAAGAATCGAAAGAAATTTTTTAGTATTTCTATTATTATTACTTTATTAGGGCTTCTAACTCTTCTTATTTTTAATTTAAATTACGGTGTTGATTTCAAATCAGGTACTACATTAGATGTCCTTTTGGGTGAGAACTCGACTACTAAAGAAAAATCAGTACAGATCATACAATCTGCTGGATTAGAGGCTTCAACAATTACAGTTGGAGGAGACTCGAATAATCGAGTGAATGTCCGTTTTGAGGAAGTATTGAAAGAAAATGAGAGGATTGAAATCATTTCTGGATTTGAAAAAGAATACGGGCAAGTAGACTATGAAGAAAATACAGTGGATGCTGAAATTGCTAGAGAGTTAGGGCTAAAGGCAATTTATGCAGTAGCGATCGCAAGTATTGGAATTATTATTTACGTTAGTATTCGTTTTGAATGGAGGTTTGCACTTACTGCAGTTGTAGCCTTACTTCATGATGCGTTTATTGTCATCAGTATTTTTTCTATTTTTCAATTGGAAGTCAATTTACCTTTTGTTGCTGCAGTTTTGACAATTATTGGTTATTCCATTAATGATACGATTGTTATTTTTGACCGTATTCGTGAAAACTTACAGAAATTTAAAATTAAAAACTTTGATGATTTGTCCAGCATGGTAAACACGAGTATTAGACAAACCTTAACAAGGTCTATTAATACGGCTTTAACGGTTGTGTTTGCAGCTTTTTGTTTATTTGTTTTTGGAAGTGAATCCATTAAATTATTTTCTCTTGCTATGTTAATTGGTTTAATCAGCGGGGCCTATTCCTCTATTTTTATTGCTAGTCAGTTATGGTTAATTTTAAAAAGCAAGTCCCTGAAGAAGAAAAAAACGGAAGCATTGAACTCTTAA
- a CDS encoding post-transcriptional regulator, translated as MDKVIYNGYAQHVLTHAENMILRLKSFVWEDSGGVYRNNNLSLQLGRVKQMDGELWDNVVEEDSCDTKREYELDEQELSRTIEELCLSKAEEFRMLGYNHVTGHEIWQCISKKYHKDGIPNLHKIVNDILTLKVTNFMNWLTINAYKEV; from the coding sequence TTGGACAAAGTTATATATAATGGATATGCACAACATGTCCTAACTCATGCAGAGAATATGATTTTAAGATTAAAAAGTTTTGTTTGGGAGGATTCAGGTGGGGTTTATCGAAATAATAATTTAAGTTTACAACTGGGGAGGGTGAAGCAAATGGATGGGGAATTATGGGATAATGTAGTTGAAGAGGATTCATGTGATACAAAAAGGGAATACGAGTTAGATGAACAAGAGTTAAGTCGAACTATTGAAGAATTATGTTTAAGTAAAGCAGAAGAATTTAGAATGTTAGGGTATAATCATGTAACAGGTCATGAGATATGGCAATGTATTAGCAAAAAATACCATAAAGATGGAATTCCTAATTTACATAAAATTGTGAATGATATTTTAACATTGAAGGTAACCAATTTTATGAACTGGTTAACCATAAATGCATATAAAGAAGTATGA
- a CDS encoding adenine phosphoribosyltransferase — MDFKEHVRVIENFPQEGIRFKDITTILKNGPVYHQVIESIRDMVKHLEIDLIAGPEARGFVVGAPLAYAMGVGFIPIRKSGKLPGETIEANYSLEYGNDKLAMHNDAIQPGQKVLIADDLLATGGTIATSIDLVEQLGGSVVGAAFMIELTYLNGKDKLKDIDMFSLMKY, encoded by the coding sequence ATGGATTTTAAAGAACATGTTCGAGTGATTGAGAATTTTCCTCAGGAAGGCATTCGATTTAAGGACATAACTACAATATTGAAAAATGGCCCAGTATACCATCAGGTGATTGAATCTATAAGAGACATGGTAAAGCATCTTGAAATTGATTTAATAGCAGGTCCAGAAGCTCGTGGCTTTGTGGTGGGTGCACCATTGGCGTATGCAATGGGAGTTGGTTTTATACCGATACGAAAGAGTGGTAAATTACCTGGTGAAACGATAGAAGCAAATTATAGTTTAGAGTATGGTAACGACAAATTAGCTATGCATAATGATGCTATTCAACCAGGTCAAAAGGTTCTAATCGCAGATGATTTATTGGCTACAGGCGGTACTATCGCGACTTCCATTGATTTAGTTGAGCAATTAGGGGGATCAGTAGTTGGTGCAGCATTTATGATAGAACTAACTTATTTAAATGGAAAAGATAAATTAAAAGACATAGATATGTTTTCTTTGATGAAATATTAA
- the spoVB gene encoding stage V sporulation protein B → MTKQSFIKGTMILLAAGMINRILGFVPRIMLPRIIGAEGIGLYQMGYPFLIVIITIVTGGIPLAIAKLVAESESKGERDRSKSILFVSLCLTTTLSTLFTIFCFIAAPWITNHLLTDERVFYTFLSMSPIILFVSISAVFRGYFQGLHNMIPTAVSSITETIVRSVTMLLFSYIVLPYGVEYAAAAAMIGVVLGEIAGMCILLGKYKNNHNRRSQVFEYNKTKFSKDQKDHLANLKEMMRISVPVTASKLVGSGSYFLESIMIVQSLAIAGIATKVATAQYGMLQGMVIPILLLPSALTYSLSVSLVPSLSEAAANGDMKTIHKRLHQSLRLALVTGAPFIIIMYFLADPLCSFLYGENNEVGAMLKMMAPAAIFIYFQAPLQATLQALNKAGTALLNTFIGASIKLTLIYILAAKLEMGILGALIAISINIMLVTLLHLRSVMNYLKFYMKFLDFIKVGIGGFAMSVIILFMMQQSWIQSNLVQFLFTCTLSISTYLLVIVWLKLIDRYDLVRIPWIGKYFSK, encoded by the coding sequence GTGACTAAGCAATCATTTATTAAAGGGACAATGATCCTGCTTGCTGCAGGGATGATAAATCGCATATTAGGATTTGTTCCAAGAATAATGCTACCTAGAATTATTGGGGCTGAAGGAATTGGTTTATATCAAATGGGATATCCTTTTCTCATTGTAATCATCACGATTGTAACAGGCGGTATTCCTTTAGCCATTGCTAAACTCGTGGCAGAATCTGAATCTAAAGGAGAAAGAGATCGTTCAAAAAGCATTTTGTTCGTCTCACTTTGTTTAACAACAACCTTAAGTACATTATTTACAATATTCTGTTTCATTGCGGCACCTTGGATTACAAATCACCTTCTCACGGATGAACGGGTATTTTACACTTTTTTATCGATGAGTCCAATTATACTATTTGTTAGCATCTCTGCAGTATTTCGCGGATATTTTCAAGGGTTACATAATATGATTCCAACTGCAGTCTCATCTATAACAGAAACGATTGTTCGTTCTGTTACAATGTTATTATTTTCTTATATTGTTTTACCCTATGGTGTCGAATATGCAGCGGCAGCAGCTATGATTGGAGTTGTACTCGGTGAAATAGCAGGAATGTGTATTTTACTTGGCAAATATAAAAATAATCATAATCGGAGGAGCCAAGTTTTCGAATATAATAAAACGAAATTTAGTAAAGATCAAAAAGATCACCTTGCTAATTTAAAAGAAATGATGCGTATATCCGTACCTGTTACCGCCAGTAAACTTGTAGGTTCTGGTTCATATTTTTTAGAATCTATAATGATCGTCCAAAGTTTAGCTATCGCAGGTATCGCGACAAAAGTTGCAACTGCACAATATGGCATGCTGCAAGGGATGGTCATTCCAATCCTGTTACTTCCAAGTGCGTTAACCTATTCACTTTCAGTGTCTCTTGTTCCTTCACTTTCTGAAGCAGCTGCAAATGGTGACATGAAAACAATACATAAAAGATTACATCAATCGTTAAGGCTTGCACTAGTTACAGGCGCTCCTTTTATCATTATTATGTATTTTTTAGCTGATCCGTTATGCTCTTTTTTATACGGTGAAAATAATGAGGTTGGTGCCATGCTTAAAATGATGGCTCCTGCAGCAATATTCATTTATTTTCAAGCACCGTTGCAAGCCACATTACAGGCATTAAACAAGGCTGGAACTGCACTATTAAACACCTTTATTGGAGCATCAATAAAATTAACACTTATATATATCTTGGCTGCTAAATTAGAAATGGGAATTTTAGGAGCACTTATTGCTATTAGTATAAATATCATGTTAGTTACCTTGCTTCATTTGAGAAGTGTAATGAATTATTTAAAATTTTATATGAAATTTTTAGATTTTATAAAAGTAGGAATTGGTGGTTTCGCGATGAGTGTAATTATTTTATTTATGATGCAGCAATCGTGGATTCAATCAAATTTAGTCCAATTTTTATTCACCTGTACATTGAGCATTTCAACTTATTTGTTAGTCATCGTTTGGTTAAAACTTATAGATCGTTACGATTTAGTGAGAATCCCTTGGATTGGCAAATATTTTTCTAAATAA